One Plectropomus leopardus isolate mb chromosome 1, YSFRI_Pleo_2.0, whole genome shotgun sequence DNA segment encodes these proteins:
- the atmin gene encoding ATM interactor — protein MDCQHRNMAASATSRTNNRENATADRPKCQEESLTPSRDIIKPTITELTKEVRTNILCTVEGCGKILPNTPALNMHLVKSHRIKDGMVNPTVRKDMKGSQKLYCCPIEGCPRGPNRPFSQFSLVKQHFMKMHAEKKHKCFKCNNGYSTEWDLKRHIEDCGKTYHCTCGCPYASRAALLSHIYRTGHEIPTEHRIPPVKKRKMEKLLSGSEKVKIHESTCPIMPAGKELTESVLTSDTAIHHTDSVNQNSNTRKSPQKLLLPKPKMALVSVPVMQLAHLPVLLPSTESGALRSVVLAVDSQGSVSTLHLLPQATGAVVPQLDAKSLGFKDSMPTSRSSLGPISTGVQVSLDPAGTDDSASLARGRSTSTNIQTDKSYLSKMPTGVGVGEGIGLCSVGESSVSSCSQTDISVSAQILLPVSVETQTFSSRAKATSSIGAQTDSQCMSQIPCTSSSVPPYRTRQTQTYFAMPQSEEKAQDQAIMCSELFGSDSLSVSTQTALEIDDTLTAAGSSIYEDSKSAGGMCFGVQTDELNSNNMADNQTQTMTLLNDLENILSDSMSGHQVLTEASAGCGSGLGTVQEQHNGIDFDFEEFLNAVHIQTQTEESELGGLGGDTPLESLDIQTQTDFLLMDELDQSEGPSRTQASDLELFDTQTQTDLNFLLNAGSHMPLSSILRHSSFSMSTESSDTETQTDLPSFATGLPAQTPVSQGEHARLLNSTETQTVTSQAEGLGHLFLTSNETQTVMDDFLSADLAWNMESHFSSVETQTCEELCALFQHPEKPNS, from the exons ATGGACTGTCAACACCGAAACATGGCCGCCTCTGCGACGAGCAGGACGAATAACAGAGAAAACGCCACCGCAGACAGACCCAAATGTCAAGAAGAGTCCCTGACGCCGTCGCGGGACATAATAAAACCCACCATCACGGAGCTGACCAAAGAAGTGAGGACGAACATCCTCTGCACCGTGGAGGGATGTGGCAAGATTCTCCCCAACACACCTGCATTGAACATGCATCTTGTGAAGTCACACAGGATAAAG GATGGTATGGTCAATCCTACGGTCAGAAAGGACATGAAGGGCTCTCAGAAGCTTTACTGCTGTCCAATTGAGGGTTGTCCCAGGGGGCCTAACAGACCCTTCTCCCAGTTCTCTCTGGTTAAACAA CACTTCATGAAGATGCATGCAGAGAAGAAACACAAGTGCTTCAAGTGCAACAATGGCTACAGCACAGAGTGGGACCTAAAGAGGCACATAGAGGACTGCGGGAAAACCTACCATTGTACATGTGGCTGCCCCTATGCTAGCAGGGCTGCGCTACTCTCGCATATCTACAGGACGGGTCACGAGATTCCTACAGAGCACAG AATTCCTCCCGTAAAAAAGCGAAAGATGGAGAAACTGTTAAGTGGCTCTGAAAAGGTTAAGATCCATGAGTCAACCTGTCCGATCATGCCTGCTGGTAAAGAGCTGACAGAGAGCGTTCTCACTTCTGATACAGCTATTCATCACACAGACTCGGTGAATCAGAACTCCAACACCCGTAAGAGCCCGCAGAAGTTGCTCCTACCAAAGCCGAAGATGGCTTTGGTCAGCGTTCCTGTGATGCAGCTGGCCCATCTGCCTGTCCTGCTTCCATCTACAGAAAGCGGGGCTCTGAGGTCTGTAGTGCTGGCGGTGGACAGCCAAGGCTCAGTCAGCACCCTCCACCTCCTGCCACAAGCCACGGGAGCTGTGGTACCCCAACTTGATGCTAAGAGTTTGGGTTTCAAGGACAGCATGCCTACTTCCCGCTCCAGCCTGGGGCCTATTAGCACAGGAGTGCAGGTCAGTCTGGATCCTGCGGGCACAGACGACTCAGCCAGCCTAGCACGGGGAAGAAGCACTTCCACCAATATTCAGACTGACAAATCGTACTTGTCAAAAATGCCCACAGGAGTCGGGGTTGGGGAGGGAATAGGGTTGTGCTCTGTGGGCGAGTCCTCGGTGTCGTCCTGCTCCCAAACAGACATCAGCGTGAGTGCACAAATCCTCCTGCCAGTCAGTGTTGAAACCCAAACATTCTCCTCCCGGGCCAAAGCTACATCTTCTATTGGAGCTCAGACGGACAGCCAGTGCATGAGTCAGATTCCTTGCACCTCCTCATCTGTGCCCCCTTACAGAACCAGGCAGACACAGACATATTTTGCGATGCCACAGTCAGAGGAGAAGGCTCAGGACCAGGCCATAATGTGCTCTGAGCTATTTGGCAGTGACTCCCTCAGCGTTTCCACTCAGACGGCTCTGGAGATAGATGACACCCTCACTGCTGCGGGAAGCAGTATATATGAGGACTCAAAGTCGGCTGGTGGTATGTGTTTTGGGGTGCAGACAGATGAGCTAAACTCAAACAACATGGCAGATAACCAGACCCAAACAATGACCTTGTTAAACGACTTAGAAAATATTCTGTCTGACAGCATGTCAGGCCACCAGGTGCTCACAGAGGCCTCCGCGGGCTGTGGGTCAGGTTTGGGAACTGTTCAGGAGCAACACAACGGcattgactttgactttgaggAGTTTCTAAATGCTGTGCACATCCAGACGCAGACAGAGGAGAGTGAGCTGGGAGGGCTGGGTGGTGACACGCCTCTGGAGTCTCTGGATATCCAGACCCAGACGGACTTCCTCCTTATGGATGAACTGGACCAAAGCGAGGGCCCAAGTCGAACCCAAGCCAGCGACCTGGAGCTATTCGATACGCAGACTCAGACTGACCTCAATTTCCTGCTGAACGCCGGAAGCCACATGCCCCTGAGCAGCATCCTACGACATTCAAGCTTTTCTATGAGCACAGAGTcttcagacacagaaacacagacggATCTCCCCTCCTTTGCCACAGGTCTCCCTGCTCAGACGCCTGTGAGTCAGGGCGAGCATGCGAGGCTGCTgaacagcacagagacacagactgtGACCAGCCAGGCAGAAGGCCTGGGACACCTCTTCCTAACAAGCAACGAAACACAAACGGTCATGGATGACTTTTTGTCAGCAGACCTGGCGTGGAACATGGAGTCCCATTTCAGCTCTGTGGAAACGCAGACATGTGAGGAGCTTTGTGCTCTCTTTCAGCACCCCGAGAAACCCAACAGCTGA